In the Pseudolabrys taiwanensis genome, one interval contains:
- a CDS encoding nicotinate phosphoribosyltransferase has translation MISPLLTDLYELNMVQAYLDRGEDKEAVFEFFVRRLPPRRGFLLAAGLEEALTYLETLAYSAQDIDWLKHTGRFHDNLLDYLKAFRFTGDVDAIPEGTVCFPGEPLLRITAPLPMAQLIETRIINLMHFNTLIASKAARMVLAAPGKILSDFGLRSAHGAEAGLFSARASYIAGFSSAANVLAGVRYGIPVAGTMAHSYIQVHTDEAQAFEDFARTRPNGVILLIDTYDTEQGARKVVDLAPKLKADGISIFGVRIDSGDLIAHARKVRKILDDGGLKDVIILVSGGINEDVLLQMKAENAPIDGFGIGVNLDSSIDAPSLDCAYKLQEYAGIPRRKRSEGKATWPGRKQVWRAYDLDGRMAGDVLSVETDKHPGETLIVPVMRGGRRLAPAPSLDEIRARAARDLARLPEPLRRLEQGVTYPVQVADALVKLADEADRHTAGK, from the coding sequence ATGATCAGTCCCCTCCTCACCGACCTCTACGAACTCAACATGGTCCAGGCCTATCTGGATCGCGGCGAGGACAAGGAAGCCGTGTTCGAGTTCTTCGTGCGGCGGCTGCCGCCCCGGCGCGGCTTTCTGCTGGCCGCCGGGCTGGAGGAGGCGCTGACCTATCTCGAGACCCTCGCCTATTCGGCGCAGGACATCGACTGGCTCAAGCACACCGGCCGCTTCCACGACAACCTGCTCGACTATCTGAAGGCCTTCCGTTTCACGGGCGACGTCGACGCCATTCCCGAAGGCACCGTATGCTTTCCGGGCGAACCGCTGTTGCGGATCACCGCGCCGCTGCCGATGGCGCAACTCATCGAGACGCGCATCATCAACCTGATGCACTTCAACACGCTGATCGCCTCGAAGGCGGCGCGCATGGTCTTGGCCGCGCCGGGCAAGATCCTGTCCGATTTCGGCTTGCGCAGCGCCCACGGCGCCGAGGCCGGATTGTTCTCGGCGCGGGCGAGCTACATCGCCGGCTTCTCCAGCGCGGCGAACGTGCTCGCCGGCGTGCGCTACGGCATACCGGTGGCCGGCACCATGGCGCATTCCTACATCCAGGTGCACACCGACGAGGCGCAGGCCTTCGAAGACTTTGCACGCACGCGTCCGAACGGCGTCATTCTGCTGATCGACACCTACGACACCGAGCAAGGCGCGCGTAAGGTCGTCGACCTCGCGCCCAAACTCAAAGCCGACGGCATCTCCATCTTCGGCGTGCGTATCGACTCCGGCGACCTCATCGCTCATGCGCGCAAGGTGCGAAAGATCCTCGACGACGGCGGCCTGAAGGATGTCATCATCCTGGTCAGCGGCGGCATCAACGAGGACGTACTTCTTCAGATGAAGGCGGAGAACGCGCCGATCGACGGCTTCGGCATCGGCGTCAATCTCGACTCCTCGATCGACGCGCCCTCGCTCGATTGCGCCTACAAGCTCCAGGAATATGCCGGCATCCCGCGCCGCAAACGCTCGGAGGGCAAGGCGACATGGCCCGGGCGCAAGCAGGTGTGGCGCGCTTACGATCTCGATGGCCGCATGGCCGGTGACGTGCTGTCGGTCGAAACCGACAAGCATCCGGGCGAAACATTGATCGTGCCGGTGATGCGCGGCGGCCGGCGCCTCGCGCCGGCGCCAAGCTTGGATGAGATCCGCGCCCGCGCCGCGCGCGATCTCGCGCGATTGCCGGAGCCGCTGCGGCGTCTGGAGCAAGGCGTGACCTACCCGGTGCAGGTCGCGGACGCCTTGGTGAAGCTTGCCGACGAGGCGGATCGGCACACGGCGGGGAAGTAG
- a CDS encoding helix-turn-helix domain-containing protein: protein MRRVLRARQQLFMEGDAQTHVYLVKAGAVCLYRMLRNGRRQVVGFKLPGEFIALGSEQRYRCCAESIGATELRSFQTVVFHAAAALNSRFMLRLYEAVASDLARTQEQAVSVGQRGADGSVAAFLLSVAGRSLPSDGFGTLSLPMSRADIADYLGLSLETVSRVFTGFKRLGFITLRGRRGVRLVDRAALRAIADAGGDTGSPPRLLN, encoded by the coding sequence ATGCGCCGGGTGCTGCGGGCGCGCCAGCAGCTGTTCATGGAAGGCGACGCCCAGACTCACGTCTACCTGGTAAAGGCCGGCGCGGTTTGCCTCTACAGGATGCTGCGCAACGGCCGTCGCCAGGTGGTCGGCTTCAAGTTGCCGGGCGAGTTCATCGCGCTCGGCTCCGAACAGCGCTATCGCTGCTGCGCCGAGTCCATCGGAGCGACCGAGCTGCGCAGTTTCCAGACCGTTGTATTTCACGCCGCGGCAGCCCTGAATTCCCGGTTCATGCTCAGGCTTTACGAGGCGGTCGCCAGCGATCTCGCGCGCACCCAGGAGCAGGCGGTGAGCGTCGGTCAGCGCGGTGCCGATGGCAGCGTGGCGGCCTTTCTCCTCAGCGTCGCGGGCCGGTCCCTGCCGAGCGACGGATTCGGTACGCTGTCATTGCCGATGTCGCGCGCCGATATCGCCGATTATCTCGGGCTTAGCCTGGAAACGGTGTCGCGTGTCTTCACCGGGTTCAAGCGCCTCGGCTTCATTACGTTGCGTGGGCGCCGTGGTGTTCGACTGGTCGATCGCGCCGCCTTGCGCGCCATCGCCGACGCGGGCGGCGATACGGGCTCGCCGCCGCGTCTGCTCAACTGA
- a CDS encoding OmpW/AlkL family protein, whose amino-acid sequence MKKMRSVLRSLIAAAAFGAVALTTVAAEAADVAAPKPVYKAPVIEPFNPWMIRLRALGVVTRNSGSVDQVPGSGLSTSDAIVPELDITYFFTKNIAAELILGTTRHHVTGTGVAATNGLDVGKAWLLPPTLTLQYHFTDFGAFKPYIGAGVNYTWFYSQSAGNTPNGAGVIITRSHLHNAWAPALQIGFDYMIDKHWGFNVDVKKLWLRPSWDGDSNVGPLTGKVNLDPWLIGAGVTYKF is encoded by the coding sequence ATGAAGAAAATGAGGAGCGTGCTGCGGTCGTTGATTGCCGCGGCGGCATTCGGCGCGGTTGCGTTGACGACGGTGGCGGCTGAAGCGGCGGATGTGGCTGCGCCGAAGCCGGTCTACAAGGCACCGGTCATCGAGCCGTTCAATCCGTGGATGATCCGCTTGCGTGCGCTCGGCGTCGTGACGCGCAATTCCGGCTCCGTGGATCAGGTGCCGGGCTCCGGTCTGTCGACCAGCGACGCCATCGTGCCCGAACTCGATATCACCTACTTCTTCACCAAGAACATCGCCGCCGAACTGATTCTCGGCACTACGCGGCATCATGTGACGGGCACCGGTGTCGCGGCGACCAACGGCCTCGACGTCGGTAAGGCGTGGCTGCTGCCGCCGACCCTGACGCTGCAATATCACTTCACCGATTTCGGCGCCTTCAAGCCCTATATCGGCGCCGGCGTGAACTACACGTGGTTCTACAGCCAGTCGGCCGGCAACACGCCGAACGGGGCAGGCGTGATCATCACGCGCAGCCATCTGCACAACGCCTGGGCGCCTGCGTTGCAGATCGGTTTCGACTACATGATCGACAAGCACTGGGGCTTCAACGTCGACGTCAAGAAGCTGTGGCTGCGGCCGAGCTGGGACGGCGACAGCAATGTCGGCCCGCTCACGGGCAAGGTGAACCTCGATCCGTGGCTGATCGGCGCGGGCGTGACGTACAAGTTCTAA
- a CDS encoding ATP-binding protein, whose product MGRIRIASRLALIVVGAIVLAQLLLAATYFIESREGGAPRIEPLIQQTAALALLLDRLPEAERPLALRAASGFGFNPSIRTDRPEERHAAILRKAEDRLRNLLGAQNDDRYVALSLISNERRGSQPVTRLRYLIGAQIHGVVALTSGGYLAIEARGGLTLRLLGIPIGLLAGILGFVVALAALIAVRRETKPLSNLATAVERFGSAIEPQPVTEHGAPDVRALIRAVNAMQVRIAELVRSRTLVLGAISHDLRTYVTRLRLRLELMPESEQRQKVTADLDAMQALMDDALAFARASFNGGPEETIDLARIVKAECDTRAAQGLPISFEAPARPLPVRGSPAGVARLTANLIDNALAYGHSADVSLHEGKDTVELWVEDRGPGIPPRERTRVFEPFYRLETSRNRERGGAGLGLTIVRQIVENQHGTVAIDDRPGGGLRLRVTLPRA is encoded by the coding sequence ATGGGCCGTATCCGGATCGCGAGCCGTCTGGCGCTCATCGTGGTCGGAGCCATCGTGCTGGCGCAGCTGCTGCTGGCCGCCACCTATTTCATCGAGAGCCGCGAGGGCGGCGCGCCGCGGATCGAACCGCTGATTCAGCAGACCGCGGCATTGGCGCTGCTGCTCGACCGCCTGCCGGAAGCCGAGCGGCCGCTGGCCCTGCGCGCGGCCAGCGGCTTCGGTTTCAATCCCAGCATTCGTACCGACCGTCCTGAGGAACGACACGCCGCGATCTTACGCAAGGCGGAGGATCGCCTGCGCAACCTCCTCGGCGCGCAGAACGACGACCGCTATGTCGCGCTGTCGCTCATCAGCAATGAGCGCCGCGGCAGCCAGCCGGTGACGCGTCTGCGCTATCTCATAGGCGCCCAGATTCACGGCGTCGTCGCCCTCACCTCCGGCGGCTATCTCGCGATCGAAGCCCGCGGCGGTCTGACCTTGCGGCTCCTCGGCATTCCGATCGGCCTGCTCGCCGGCATCTTGGGCTTCGTCGTCGCCTTGGCCGCGCTGATCGCTGTGCGCCGCGAAACCAAGCCCCTCTCCAACCTTGCGACGGCCGTCGAACGATTCGGTTCGGCGATCGAACCGCAGCCGGTCACCGAGCACGGCGCGCCCGACGTCCGCGCGCTCATCCGCGCCGTCAACGCCATGCAGGTGCGTATCGCCGAGCTCGTCCGCAGTCGCACGTTGGTGCTCGGCGCCATCAGCCACGATCTGCGCACCTATGTGACGCGGTTACGCCTACGGCTCGAGTTGATGCCGGAGAGCGAACAGCGTCAGAAGGTGACCGCCGACCTCGACGCCATGCAGGCGCTCATGGACGACGCGCTTGCCTTCGCGCGGGCGTCGTTCAACGGCGGCCCGGAAGAGACGATAGACCTCGCACGGATCGTCAAAGCCGAATGCGATACGCGCGCCGCGCAAGGGCTGCCGATCTCATTTGAGGCCCCCGCTCGGCCTCTGCCGGTGCGCGGCTCGCCGGCGGGTGTTGCGCGGCTCACCGCCAACCTCATCGACAACGCGCTTGCCTATGGGCACTCCGCCGACGTCTCCCTGCACGAGGGCAAGGACACAGTCGAATTGTGGGTCGAAGATCGCGGCCCGGGTATCCCGCCGCGCGAACGCACGCGGGTGTTCGAGCCGTTCTACCGGCTCGAGACATCGCGCAATCGCGAGCGCGGCGGCGCCGGACTCGGCCTCACCATCGTCCGGCAGATCGTCGAAAATCAGCATGGCACGGTGGCGATCGACGACCGCCCCGGCGGCGGCCTGCGGCTGCGCGTAACGCTGCCGCGGGCTTAA
- a CDS encoding response regulator, translated as MSERTIMIVEDDRDIRSLLADFLAREGYITVCAEDAPAMDRALAKMRPDLIVLDLMLPGEDGLSICRRLRAQGGTPILMLTAKADDVDRIVGLEIGADDYLPKPFNPRELLARIRAVLRRTEGEPTPSNARRLAFGALVADLDARSVTNADASAVDLTSAEFDLLACFLQRPKRVLSRDLLLDWTRGRTADPFDRTIDVSISRLRKKLTAADPDAANSIKTVRNGGYLFVVNVRPV; from the coding sequence ATGTCCGAACGCACCATCATGATTGTCGAGGACGATCGCGATATCCGCTCGCTGCTCGCTGATTTCCTCGCGCGCGAAGGCTACATCACGGTGTGCGCCGAGGACGCCCCCGCGATGGACCGCGCGCTCGCCAAGATGCGGCCCGACCTGATCGTGCTCGATCTGATGCTGCCCGGCGAGGACGGGCTGTCGATTTGCCGCCGCCTGCGCGCGCAAGGCGGCACGCCCATCCTGATGCTCACCGCCAAAGCCGACGATGTGGATCGTATCGTCGGGCTCGAAATCGGTGCCGACGACTATCTGCCGAAGCCGTTCAATCCGCGCGAACTGCTCGCGCGCATCCGCGCTGTGTTGCGCCGGACCGAGGGCGAGCCGACGCCATCCAACGCACGTCGCTTGGCATTCGGCGCCCTGGTGGCCGACCTCGACGCCCGCAGCGTCACGAACGCGGACGCAAGCGCGGTCGATCTCACGTCGGCGGAATTCGATCTTCTGGCCTGCTTCCTGCAACGGCCTAAGCGGGTCCTCTCGCGCGATCTCCTGCTCGATTGGACGCGAGGCCGCACCGCCGACCCCTTCGATCGCACGATCGACGTATCGATCAGCCGGCTGCGCAAGAAGCTGACCGCCGCCGATCCGGATGCGGCCAACTCGATCAAGACGGTGCGCAACGGCGGCTATCTGTTCGTCGTCAACGTGCGGCCGGTCTGA
- a CDS encoding GCG_CRPN prefix-to-repeats domain-containing protein, with translation MRKLFCGVAIAASTMFSVSAAQAFPAAAQPQSADAVVIQVRNGCGVGWHRGPWGVCHPNGRPYVYGPYVGYAPPPYPGRCWWVETAWGPRRVCAR, from the coding sequence ATGCGCAAACTCTTTTGCGGCGTCGCCATTGCCGCCAGCACCATGTTCTCCGTTTCCGCCGCGCAGGCGTTCCCCGCGGCGGCGCAACCGCAAAGCGCGGATGCTGTCGTTATTCAGGTGCGCAACGGCTGCGGTGTCGGCTGGCATCGCGGACCGTGGGGCGTCTGCCACCCGAACGGCAGACCCTATGTGTACGGCCCCTATGTTGGCTATGCGCCGCCACCGTATCCCGGCCGTTGTTGGTGGGTCGAGACCGCGTGGGGACCTCGCCGCGTCTGCGCGCGGTGA
- a CDS encoding DUF3313 domain-containing protein: MRWSAAILLSALVGGCASAPLDRAGSLQSYDDLKPSDGILTRSLLKVNKDDLLAAKTVRIIPTSFSDPAGATPFTPHQRSLVTNAVDRSLCTGLSERFQVVSAWAPADLTVHAVVTHIKATDPVAAGLSKGASVAKSVVLPGVPVPVPRIPIGLGSLSLEAEARNPEGQQKAAMIWGRGANAFLGTGRVSEEGDAYGLAAEFGADFSKLMVTGETPFGGLPSAPSFERIGMLLGGAPKYPACAAFGRHPGVAGLIGEGIGLPPDWTDKGATDQRPTATSH; the protein is encoded by the coding sequence TTGCGTTGGTCGGCAGCGATATTGCTCAGCGCTCTTGTAGGAGGCTGCGCGAGCGCGCCACTGGATCGCGCCGGATCGCTCCAATCCTATGACGACCTGAAGCCGTCGGACGGCATACTCACCCGCTCTCTTTTGAAGGTGAATAAGGACGACTTGCTGGCGGCCAAGACCGTCAGAATCATTCCGACCTCATTTTCCGACCCAGCCGGCGCAACGCCCTTCACGCCGCACCAGCGCAGCCTCGTGACGAATGCCGTCGACAGATCGCTGTGCACGGGGTTGAGCGAGCGTTTTCAGGTGGTCAGCGCATGGGCGCCGGCGGATCTGACCGTTCACGCGGTCGTCACCCATATCAAAGCGACCGATCCCGTCGCTGCCGGCCTGTCCAAAGGCGCCTCGGTGGCGAAATCCGTCGTTCTTCCCGGCGTGCCCGTTCCGGTCCCGCGTATCCCGATCGGTTTGGGAAGTCTGTCGCTCGAAGCCGAAGCGCGCAATCCTGAAGGGCAGCAGAAAGCGGCTATGATCTGGGGCCGCGGCGCCAATGCATTTCTCGGTACGGGACGGGTCTCCGAGGAAGGAGATGCCTATGGCCTTGCCGCGGAGTTCGGCGCCGACTTCAGCAAGCTCATGGTGACTGGAGAGACGCCCTTCGGCGGGCTGCCATCGGCGCCCTCCTTTGAGCGGATCGGCATGTTGCTTGGTGGCGCGCCCAAATATCCGGCTTGCGCAGCCTTCGGCAGGCATCCCGGCGTTGCCGGCCTGATCGGAGAAGGCATCGGCCTGCCACCGGACTGGACCGACAAAGGCGCCACCGACCAGCGCCCGACCGCGACGTCCCACTAA
- a CDS encoding carboxylesterase/lipase family protein translates to MPKSIVLRGMRAAAAVLALATGAALSNASTQQAPVIRVENGALRGKVVNDGGQFLGIPFAAPPVGKLRWMPPAEAEPWTGVRDASKFANHCAQMDRGIFTMPSDTEDCLYLNVFTPKADVTAGAKLPVMVWFYGGGLFSGESDDYDGSKLAKRGNVIVVTFNYRVGALGFLSHPAINAEGHPYANYGIMDQQAALRWVNRNIAAFGGDAGNVTLFGQSGGGTSVMANLASPTAKGLFHRVINQSGTRIKITSPETALHAGEEFAKKAGCENQTADCLRKLSVADVIKFQDPILKYVTEYPSVDGTIITQPAVTSYESGNFNRVPIMTGLVQDEQSFFMSEVRGGKPMTADGYAKYVLTYGSGNKAAIEAAYPLDKYASPSLAVIGIAQGAKVSTARMLAREWSKYVPVYVYEFRDRTVPSYYPPMSFPMRAYHTAELLYLFPGFRGARGSEQTLDAEQNKLSDLMIDYWTSFARTGTPSAPVDGKYVEAAWSKYSADKDNAQYLDLKGAHQKTGYGADYHADLWDTTSVH, encoded by the coding sequence GTGCCGAAATCAATCGTCTTGCGCGGCATGAGAGCTGCCGCCGCCGTCCTTGCGTTGGCCACGGGCGCCGCCCTTAGCAACGCCTCCACTCAGCAAGCCCCGGTGATCCGCGTGGAGAACGGTGCGCTGCGCGGCAAGGTCGTCAACGACGGCGGACAGTTTCTGGGCATCCCCTTCGCCGCGCCGCCGGTCGGCAAGCTGCGCTGGATGCCTCCCGCCGAAGCCGAGCCTTGGACGGGCGTTCGCGACGCGTCGAAGTTCGCGAACCACTGCGCTCAGATGGACCGCGGCATCTTCACTATGCCGAGCGACACGGAGGACTGTCTCTACTTGAACGTCTTCACGCCCAAGGCCGACGTGACGGCCGGGGCGAAGCTGCCCGTCATGGTCTGGTTTTACGGCGGCGGTCTCTTCAGCGGCGAGAGCGACGACTACGACGGAAGCAAGCTCGCAAAGCGCGGCAATGTCATCGTCGTCACCTTCAACTATCGCGTCGGCGCGCTCGGTTTCCTTTCGCACCCGGCCATCAACGCGGAAGGTCATCCCTACGCGAATTACGGGATCATGGACCAGCAGGCGGCGCTTCGCTGGGTCAACCGGAACATCGCGGCATTCGGCGGCGACGCGGGAAACGTCACCCTCTTCGGCCAATCCGGCGGCGGCACCAGCGTGATGGCGAATTTAGCTTCGCCTACCGCAAAGGGGCTATTTCATCGCGTCATCAATCAAAGCGGAACGCGCATCAAGATCACCTCGCCCGAAACGGCGCTGCACGCCGGCGAAGAATTCGCCAAGAAGGCGGGCTGCGAAAATCAGACCGCCGACTGCCTGCGGAAGCTCTCGGTCGCGGACGTGATCAAGTTTCAAGACCCGATCCTGAAATACGTTACCGAGTATCCTTCCGTGGATGGGACGATCATCACCCAGCCGGCGGTCACCTCATACGAGTCCGGCAACTTCAACCGCGTCCCCATCATGACCGGGCTTGTCCAGGACGAGCAGTCTTTCTTCATGAGCGAGGTCAGAGGCGGCAAACCGATGACCGCAGACGGCTACGCCAAATATGTCCTCACCTACGGTTCAGGGAATAAGGCTGCAATCGAAGCCGCCTATCCGCTCGATAAATACGCGAGCCCCAGTCTCGCTGTCATCGGTATCGCTCAGGGAGCCAAAGTCAGCACGGCGCGCATGCTCGCGCGGGAATGGTCCAAATATGTGCCGGTCTATGTCTATGAGTTCCGCGACCGCACCGTTCCCTCTTATTACCCGCCGATGAGCTTCCCGATGCGGGCCTATCACACGGCCGAGCTGCTCTATCTCTTCCCCGGCTTTCGGGGCGCACGGGGCTCAGAACAAACGCTCGATGCTGAACAGAACAAGCTGTCCGATCTGATGATCGACTATTGGACGTCGTTTGCCCGCACCGGCACGCCGAGCGCCCCCGTCGACGGCAAATACGTCGAAGCCGCGTGGTCGAAATATTCGGCCGACAAAGACAACGCTCAGTATCTCGATCTAAAAGGAGCTCACCAAAAGACGGGATATGGCGCGGATTATCACGCCGATCTTTGGGACACGACGTCCGTGCATTGA
- a CDS encoding protein-L-isoaspartate O-methyltransferase family protein, whose product MTDFSTARRHMVDGQVRTSDVTDLRILQAMQDVPRERFVPASAAGLAYLDLDLPLGRGGRCLLRPMVLSKLLQAAEIGAADRVLDVGCATGYAAAILARFVPEVVALEDDAGFAETARAALGSQANVKVVTGPLAQGWAQGAPYDVILLEGSADVAPEALCRQLKDGGRLVFVLGSGPDAKAVIYRRSGDEIGYRSLFDAAAPLLPGFAKATEFAF is encoded by the coding sequence ATGACCGATTTCTCCACGGCGCGCCGTCATATGGTCGATGGCCAGGTTCGGACTTCGGATGTGACCGATCTGCGCATTCTGCAGGCGATGCAGGACGTGCCGCGGGAGCGATTCGTCCCGGCATCGGCGGCCGGTCTGGCCTATCTCGACCTCGATCTACCGCTGGGGCGGGGTGGCCGCTGCCTGCTTCGGCCCATGGTCTTGAGCAAGCTTCTGCAGGCCGCCGAAATCGGCGCTGCCGACCGGGTGCTCGACGTCGGTTGCGCCACGGGCTACGCGGCGGCGATTCTCGCGCGATTCGTGCCTGAGGTCGTGGCGCTCGAGGATGACGCTGGATTCGCCGAGACCGCGCGCGCGGCGCTCGGCTCGCAAGCGAATGTCAAAGTCGTGACCGGTCCGCTGGCCCAAGGCTGGGCCCAGGGCGCGCCTTATGACGTGATTTTGCTAGAGGGCTCGGCCGACGTGGCGCCGGAAGCGCTTTGCCGGCAGCTCAAGGACGGCGGACGACTCGTATTCGTCCTAGGCTCCGGCCCCGACGCCAAAGCGGTCATTTACCGCCGTAGCGGCGATGAGATCGGGTACCGTTCGCTCTTCGACGCTGCAGCGCCTCTGCTGCCCGGATTTGCCAAGGCCACGGAATTCGCCTTTTGA
- a CDS encoding TolC family outer membrane protein — protein sequence MAFLNRSLWMGGVAGTALMCALAPLSTVPALAETLDSALILAYQNNPSLNSQRAGVRATDENVPQALAGYRPRITVTAAGGEQSSSSTSKSPSTVSPNLPSTYATLSGYNSPVSVGATITQTIFNGFQTANRTRQAEAQVLSARATLYASTQTVLLNAVTAYMNVLRDGAILDLQKRNVEVLQEQLRQTRDRFNVGEVTRTDVAQAESSLATGRSQVLVAQANYTASVATYRQVIGVQPNKLSAGTPVDRFSPGTVDQAVSLGTGSHPSIAAAQYNVDVALQAVKVAEGALYPTLSVQGSFQKNWLSQQSLSIMESYNASVLGTLSVPIYQGGAEYSAIRQAKETLGQRRLDLDTTRDSVRQSILAAWGQLEAAKANIEATQASVQASEIALNGVREEARVGQRTTFDVLTAQQTLVNARVSLVTAQRDRVVASYTLLSAVGKLVPEVLGLRVPVYQAQVHYEQVRDSWAGVRTPDGR from the coding sequence ATGGCGTTCCTTAATCGTAGCTTGTGGATGGGGGGTGTTGCGGGGACTGCGCTAATGTGCGCGCTAGCTCCGCTCTCGACGGTTCCGGCCCTGGCGGAGACGCTCGATTCGGCCCTCATTCTTGCGTACCAGAACAATCCGAGTCTCAATTCACAGCGAGCGGGCGTACGTGCCACGGACGAAAACGTGCCACAGGCGCTCGCCGGCTATCGGCCCCGTATCACCGTCACGGCGGCCGGCGGCGAACAGTCGAGTTCGTCGACGAGCAAGTCACCTTCGACCGTCTCGCCGAATCTGCCGTCCACCTATGCGACACTGAGCGGCTACAATTCGCCGGTGTCGGTCGGCGCGACGATCACCCAGACGATATTCAACGGGTTCCAGACGGCTAACCGCACGCGCCAAGCCGAGGCGCAGGTGCTGTCTGCGCGCGCCACATTGTATGCGAGCACGCAGACTGTGCTGCTGAACGCCGTCACGGCCTACATGAACGTGCTGCGTGACGGCGCCATTCTCGATCTGCAGAAGCGCAACGTCGAAGTGCTGCAGGAGCAACTGCGGCAGACGCGTGACCGCTTCAATGTCGGTGAGGTGACGCGAACCGACGTCGCGCAGGCTGAATCGAGCCTCGCTACCGGCCGCTCGCAGGTGCTGGTCGCACAGGCGAACTACACGGCTTCGGTCGCGACTTATCGCCAGGTCATCGGCGTTCAGCCTAACAAGCTATCGGCCGGTACGCCCGTCGATCGCTTCTCACCGGGCACCGTCGATCAGGCGGTTTCGCTCGGCACGGGCAGCCATCCGTCCATCGCGGCCGCGCAATACAACGTCGATGTCGCGCTACAGGCCGTGAAGGTCGCGGAGGGCGCCCTCTATCCGACCTTGTCGGTGCAGGGTTCGTTCCAGAAAAATTGGCTGAGCCAGCAATCTCTCTCGATCATGGAGAGTTACAACGCGTCGGTGCTCGGCACGCTCAGCGTGCCGATCTATCAAGGCGGCGCCGAGTATTCGGCGATTCGTCAGGCGAAGGAGACGCTCGGTCAGCGCCGGCTCGATCTCGACACGACGCGCGATTCGGTGCGGCAGAGCATTCTAGCCGCTTGGGGTCAGCTCGAGGCGGCGAAGGCGAACATCGAAGCGACTCAAGCTTCGGTGCAGGCCTCCGAGATCGCGCTCAACGGCGTGCGCGAAGAAGCGCGCGTCGGTCAGCGCACCACGTTCGACGTGTTGACGGCGCAGCAGACGCTGGTCAACGCGCGCGTGTCGCTTGTCACGGCGCAGCGCGACCGCGTGGTCGCGTCCTACACGTTGCTGTCGGCTGTCGGCAAACTGGTGCCGGAAGTGCTCGGCCTGCGCGTGCCTGTGTATCAGGCGCAGGTCCATTACGAGCAGGTGCGTGACAGCTGGGCCGGCGTGCGCACGCCCGACGGACGTTAA
- a CDS encoding PopZ family protein: MTQPAKAQEPSMEEILASIRRIIADDDASKNPKPPEPPKMAPPPPPVQAVPPRPTPAPPAPRAPSAPPAANKQEDIDAMLADLDAPPKVAPRPVMQPAPAPQPTRPAADVLDLTEAMAQALASPQPASPSFRTIDGASDVVFSDRAAEPQPMRTPEPPRVATPPVYDQGLISNATVAAVDNAFNSLAHTVLGSNARTLEDLVKEMLRPLLKSWLDDNLPGLVERIVRAEIERVSRGR, encoded by the coding sequence ATGACGCAACCGGCGAAGGCACAAGAGCCATCGATGGAGGAGATTCTGGCCTCCATCCGGCGCATCATTGCCGACGACGACGCGAGCAAGAATCCCAAGCCGCCGGAGCCGCCGAAGATGGCGCCGCCGCCGCCGCCCGTTCAGGCTGTGCCGCCGCGCCCGACACCTGCGCCGCCGGCCCCGCGTGCGCCGTCCGCGCCACCTGCGGCGAACAAGCAGGAAGACATCGACGCAATGCTTGCGGATCTCGATGCGCCGCCGAAAGTCGCGCCGCGGCCCGTTATGCAGCCGGCACCCGCGCCGCAGCCGACGCGGCCGGCCGCGGACGTTCTCGACCTGACCGAGGCGATGGCACAGGCGCTCGCGTCGCCGCAGCCTGCGTCGCCGAGCTTCCGGACCATCGACGGTGCGTCGGACGTGGTGTTCAGCGACCGCGCTGCCGAGCCGCAGCCGATGCGCACGCCCGAGCCGCCGCGCGTGGCGACGCCGCCGGTCTATGACCAGGGCCTCATTTCAAATGCGACCGTCGCCGCGGTCGACAACGCGTTCAATTCGCTCGCGCATACGGTGCTCGGCAGCAACGCCCGTACCCTTGAGGATCTCGTCAAGGAGATGCTGCGGCCGCTGTTGAAGTCGTGGCTTGACGACAACCTGCCGGGCCTCGTCGAACGGATCGTGCGCGCCGAGATCGAGCGCGTCTCGCGCGGTCGCTAA